Within Cucumis melo cultivar AY chromosome 4, USDA_Cmelo_AY_1.0, whole genome shotgun sequence, the genomic segment TGCACATGGTGAACAAGTTGTAGCTGCTGGATAAGGAAGAAATGGTGTAGGTTGGTATAGTTACGCCTGAAACATTTGTTTAGGTATGTATTGCTGCTGTTAGCTGCTAGTAGTTTGGGGAAGTAGGAGTGACATTGGAGCTGACATGTTCAGGATGTAACGTAATGTTTTTTAGTTGCTAATGTACCAATTTTTCAAAACGTTTGCATGACCTTTGAAGTTGGATGACTGGTAGTTGTTGTAGTTTAATTTTGTTGGAAATTGATCATTTATTTAGCAGActaatacttaaaaaaaaaaaaaaaaaaaagccttcTTCAGCTCAATAATTTCACTTAAATCAGCAATACAAAGgataaaattttactttttaagcCATATATACATAAGAAACATCTGGGATATACCTAGTTAAATGCTTTATAACTTGAAAgagaaacaaataaatatagAAACATTTGAGTAGCTAGGTTGATATTTATGACGTGGAATTCAATATATTAACTATTATGTTTATCTATTAATTTGTAGAGTATACATTATTATGAGTTGCTTCTAACAAGGTTCAAAGTTCACATGTGACTCTAAGCCAAAAGGTTCACGATCAACTTAGGAGTCTTACATTCCATACAGAAAAAAATCGTCCGAATtcgtaaaattttaaaatgttagaGTCAAGCTGAGCCATCTACCTCGAGCGTCAAACTCACCATAATACtacttaaaaaataaattaatttaacatTAATTTAGTTTTCCATTTGAAAAATGGAGGGAAAAAAAGGTTAATCTTTGTacttattatttaataaataaataaataaagtatatATTAGTAATTTAGGTTGGGAAAAATAAGTAATCAATGGTGATTTGTGAATGGGTAATTGCAAAGAAAGCAAGGGGAAgatagaaaaaagaacgaaCTTGCCAAACTTCGCAAGACGGTATCTGAAAAACCCTAATTCTCAAAACCTTTCAATGGCTTCCCGCTTTCGATCTCTGGCAACTCCAACCATTTCCCTGATTAAATCCACCATCACCAAACCCTCCATTAAACCCAGACCCGCCGCTTCCTTCACCCTCTGTTCTTCACCTACACTTTCCAGGTACGCAACACTATtgaacctttttttctttttctttctaatttacATTTCTTAGATTGCTAACAGAGAGCTTTTTATTCTTCAGGTCGATTCCGCAGTTGGGTTCCCTTCAATCTCTGCTTCCTCTTCATTCCGCAGTCTCTTCGGCTCGACTAACCTCCTGTCTTGGAATCGATTCTTTGTCCTCGAGGTCATTGTCACAGGGTATGCTCTGCAGTGCAAACCCAGGAGTTTGATTTCTCCAttctttataatttattatctGTAAGCAACTTTTTTACTCTCGTATATGATTGCATTTTCTATTGTGGATGGGTTGTTTATATGGAAGTTATGATTCTGCCTAAATGTATTGTCTCGTTTTAAGTTTGAATGTCAATTCAATTTTATGCTTGTTCCGTTCGTTTACTGTTTGGGCTTTTTCAGTATCAGTTTATTGAGTGTCTACTCTTGATTTTCTTCTGCATCTTATTAGAAGTCTGATGTCCGGTTGTTTCTTAGGTTTGATTGGGTTTCATTATTTTAGTTCCTGGGTTTCAAGTTAACTAACTGAATAAAAAACAGCAACTAAAATTGTAATTGAGTCGACATATTACTGATGAAAATAGATACTTCCTGGTCAAATTGGGAAATAATTGTCGCATTCTAAGAATTCTACTTTTTATTTTGCTGTCAGTACTCGATTATTATAGGATTCGAATAAATTTCAATGGATGGTTTGTTCATAGAACTTTTGGTTATGTTATGTACATTTTATAAATTCGTGTAGTGCTGCCAATTGTCAATCTGCCCTTAAAAGTCTTAATTTTTACTCTGGCGAGATCAAGAGAGTGACATTTTGTGAGCTGTATGAAGTTGAGTTATGCTAATTAACAATTCTAAGATTAAAGACTGATgtaattgtttgtttttttaatttcgCAAACTAGAAGTGAAGTTAGTAATATAGGTCCTGTTTTTTTAATGCATGGGAGTAACTCTTGGGAATTTAATCATTGATCCATGAAAATCATTCTGGATTTTGCTACTAGAGCTACATTCTTCACAGTTCAATAGTTGAAGGTCTAACTAATTCCTGTACGGAGAAGAAGTCTCTTATGTCAATCCAATATGTTTCAATAGTATTAGTTATTATGACTGACACTAATTTTATGTTTACAATTTTTCTCAAAGTTTCCCAAGTGGTtgtcaaaatatttaaactCCATTGCTATTATATGTGTCACTTTTGAACCTACACCAAATGTAATTCTGGTTCCTGAAGCTAATgtatttaattagattttgaGATATTGTAGTAGCTCTTATGGGTAGGGTAATAGACAAAGCTTTTGAGAAAGTAGAGAACAATTATATTCATGTAGTCCACATTTTGTTGTTGTATGTGTGTGTATAAAATTATTCTGTAACTCCATCTGTTCTGAGGAGGTTTTACTTTATCCTTAATCCAACTTTATATTTAGTAGGTTTAGCATATGTTGCATTGACAACTATAAGAGAGAGGGATTGGTGAAATTAAAAGGCTGACTAATGATGTTATTTGAAAACGGATGGATGCTTCATCTCTTGAATCAAATGATCGAAATATTTTCTGCCATATGTTTGGCCTTCCCTTTTAGATGCTCTTTTACTTTTGTCTATTGATGTAGCCCTCGGTTTGGTTGATTTTCAATCAGCACTTTTGAGGGTAGCATTTGTTTGAACTTTGAACTAGCTCCTCCACCTGAAATGAATACTAAAGTAATTCTGATTTTTCACACTGTGTTTCAGAATTGGGTCTCTGTGTGCCGCGATGAGAGATGGAATTTAAGAGGATCCTCTGATTGATGTGTGGGATACACGAAAGGAAGGCGAATCAAATACTCTGTTAATCGAGATTCCTCGATCTCtgtcttttttgttttggttgAGATTATAACTGATGAGACAACCCCAGTCCAGAACGTGTTCCCCTTCCCCAAATTCATTACTCATTTTCTCATAATCTTTGTTATCTGATTTAATATTTCCAAACACAATATTGCTCCCTAGTGAATTAGACTTATTGCTGTCACTGTTATCATCATTACACTACTTCCAAGCAACGGGAAACTACAAATTTCTTCGTTTTATTCCTTTCTTCTGCACTTCTCTTTGATTTTTGGCAAGCCTTTAGTTTGAATTTTCTGCTACTCTAAGCCACTTTGCAGGTTGCTAAAGAAATGTAGTcttatatgataaattagtaGTGCGCACGTAGGTATTAGGTATCTTTAGTTGAATGTGCGAATATTAccatattatatttatataataaagtaattaaatatatgtATTGAAGTATCTTTAGCACGTGAGATTGTGAATGGGAAGTGGAAACGGTGTCGTTGGATTGTTCCCCCATATCTCATCAACTTTCTTTGACCATGTCGCTACCATGTCCACATAATACCATTACACATTCATGTGCCCACCCCTTCCATATCCTCTCTTTGATTGCTTCCAATTGTGAATTCCTAAATCCAATTCTTTACCACAATTTAATGAAAGAAAACCCTTTTAGGAACCTTCAAGTTTTGCCTTGGTTCTGCCCTTTATTTTGCTTGGTACAGAAATAGAAGACAGGAAGGAGGAACTTTAGGGTTTATATTTCTGGAAAGATAACTGATTGTCAGAAGAAAAGTGAGTTGGGGAAGAAGAGACATCTTGAAAATGAATCTCatttaatttcaaaatgttTTGATTCCCACTTGCTTGATCTTTCTCTGTTTTTAATGTCTTGATTTCAGGATGCAGCTTTATTCATTATGAATATTTgtattattttcattattttctgCTTTATACAGCTCCCTCCTCGTTCCAGTATTAATCATATTCATTAAACCATGTTAATGCTCTCCCACTTTCTCTCCTTTTTTATTATCTTGGATTATTAATGACGAGAGCTTAAGTTTTGAATTCTAAGTTTAACTTTGCAGTCAGATTATATTTCTTTTCATAATCAATAtagtaataattattatattgataataattataaaagtaTTTTTGTGCAGAAAGAGAGGCATGTGATGTGACTGTGACCACCCAAAAGATTAATCCTAAGGTTTTGGACTTTTGGACTTAGTATTATTGTACACTGatgattaaatttaaaaaaagaaaagtgaatcTGAAATCAGTAATCAATTATTACCAATTATCCCATGATTGatacaaaataatttataaacCAATATATTCTGTTTGCTTCTTACCCTTCTGGCAGTGGCAACACTAATTACCATAATTGTCCCTACACTCTtaatttgtttctttctttctttcataaaattttgtttctaaaaCTCTCTTTCTTTAAAAGTACAGTGCACATTGTACAATTCATTGCCAGTCCTCTATTACctctgatttttctttttcttctcaacATTCTCTATTTCAACCTCCATTGGATCAGCTGAGATTTTACTGCCATTTTTGTTTCtcagtttcttttttcttttttcaataaaatccaCTGCTGTAATAAAATTTCCCTCTTATCTGTACTTTTGCCAACTTCAAGAcattaccttttcttttttctccccTCCTTCTCTCTTCTTTTCAATTCCCCCCAACATTTCACACAATTCTATAAACCATCCCCCTCTCTTCTATTATATGAGTGAGTAATTAAAAAAGTTGGCATGAATAACAAAATAAGAAATAGGAGAATTGACACGAATGAGGGATGGGATAGTAAACCGATGAGTGAGTTTCTTTTACTCACTCAATGTCGGTTGTCAAACGCTAGGAGTTCATATGAATataataaagagaagaagatgaggaaaaaagagaaaaaaaggggAATGGAAAGAAGCTGAGACAACTTTAAGAAAAGTAATTATCAGTGTgctaaattcaaaatttaagttGTTAGAAATTTGAATCTAAAAATTAACTCAAGGTAAAGTAACTCTAGATCAGAATTTTGAAATTATAATTAGCTACCAAATTCAAAaacagttttttctttttttcttctttttcttctctaatTGTCAGAAAAAAACTTGAAAGGAAATCAAATTTGATGGAGGTGGAAAGAAGCTATTGATAGAGTGGGCCTATGTGTTGATGGATCAAATAATCGTCGTCGTTTGATACATGATCAAACCCCATACTCTCATGATGAAGATACTGTTGTTGTTGCTGTGCTCTCATCATTTCCTTTTGTCGCCGGAGTTCCATAACCTTCCTGTGAGAATTTGAGTGTTTCGTCAGTACAAACGTCGGGCTCGCCGCCGGTCGGTATTCCGGTACCAAACGACCGGATTTGTACCGGACCCCACAAGCATTACACAACGTCTTTGGACCCATTGGCCCCGTTCGCCACTGGGGCGTTTTGTCGGTGGCACAATGGAGACATTTACGTCCTTCCCCGTTATTACCGGCGGCGGACGACGTGTCGTCCggaatttctttcttcttcgtGGTTTTCTTGGCGGTGTTTGGATGTGGCGTAAGCGTGACGACAACGTCGGTTTCGGAAGAGGAATTTGTGGGAGAGAGTACGGATAATCGGGAATTCCATATGCAAGGTGCCGCCCTAGACCGCTTGCTACGAGCGGCTTTCGCCGGAACTACGGACATTTCGTGGCGAAAAGCGGGTGAGTGGTTTCGGTGGTTGAATCCGCTCTGGAATTCTCGAGTTTTTGAGGCGTCATCGTCATGGACGTCAGTCTGGGAATTCATCCCGGAAATCAAACTCAGCTTCTCCAAATCGTCGGTGGAGAAAGAATCTTCCACGAAATTGGAAAGCCATTCCAGCTCGGCCAAGTCATCGTACTGCAAAATTGAACAAAATTAATTGAGAATTGATAGGAAAGAGAGAGATAGAAAGAGAGAAATGGAGGAAAACGATGGATGAGTATAATGTACCGGAACACCAAGGTCAGTGGAGAAATTAGCGTCGGCGAAATGATAGTTGTGGGCATTGCCGGTATTGGGGTAAGAATTGCATGAATCGAGTAAGGTAAGAGAGGAGGAGTCGGTAGAGGTAGGGGTTTGGTTATCAAAAGCTCCATCGGTGAAGACAACGTCATCGTCATTTGAAAAGTCCAAAAGGTCCTCGACGATGAAATGGTCAGCAGTAGTGGGAGGTACGGCGGCGGCGGTGGTTTTATTTGCATCGGAGGACTGACGGTCTTCGGTGGAGAATTGAGAGGAAAAACCGGGCTGGAAATATTCGGGTCCTTCCATTAGTGTGGACAAAAACGAAGAGGGGAGTTTGTGAATTGGGGAAATAGTGAGAAAAATAGCGATTGAGAAGGAGAAAAAAGTGAGAGAGAGAGTGGCGGAGAGTGAAGTGTGATGAGTTATGGCTATGTAAGATGAGAGAGAAACactaaaagaacaaaaaaaaaaaaaacaacttttttttttcttttttctttaaatttctttaattttagaACACACTAACCCAACTAAAACGAAGTCTTAGCTCTCAACACACACCAATATCAatatgtatataaaaaaaaaaaaaaaaatcaaaagattttAGATTTATAAATCTCTCTCCAACGAATTTTGACAGAGAtagatggaaaagaaaaagggatgATAATGAGAGATTAAATATATGGAGTAAGTTGAGGAAGAGAAAATATATGGAAAGTCAAAGGAGGCACGTGCCCGGGGAAGATGGGTAGTTTAACGACGACGTCGTTTTAGAGTGAAGAATGATAAAAATTGATTTGTGTGTTTGGTTTGCATGCATGGGTGTGTGATTAGAGAGAAggtagaaagaaaagaaaaaaggggacGTTAAAATTACCCTGAATGGGAAGGTGGTTGTATAAACTGTCGGCTATGATAACACGTGGCAGACATCTGGAAGTGAAGTTGGGTTAAGCGGGGCCCATTCAGACAGACTCATAACAATCCCTAGGCAAATTACTACACTCTTCTTCCCGCAGTGGATAAGGTCCTCCTCCAGCTCTCTTCTCCCAATCCCCCCTATTCCTCAAATTTATTACTCTTTctatttaatcctttaccttCTTCTAATTACGATTTTTGTTTCGATGAAATATgtaaagatttaaaaaaaaaaaaaaaaaaaaaagaagagaggaaGTAAATAGAGAGTATTAATTTATAGGGGAGGGAGTAACGTGGAAGGTCTGAGTAtgtgaaattaaataaaaaagattagAAAGGAAAGGGAAGAAGGGGAGGGTATGGGAGTGGGAGAGAGGTGTGGGAATTGTGGGGTCCAATATGCACGTGATCTATTGTGGGTCCCATTTGTCAGCCAAGCATGTGACTCAGTGCATCGCTCGTGTCCAAACCCCTAAACTGGCGGTGAAGTGAAGGTGATGCTAtaactaaaaataaaagaaagaaacgCAAACAATACGGTGCGTTTTGAATATTGCTTGAGTTAGCAGATACCACGTGGGGGAACTATTTAGTTAAATCACGTGAGTGGATGGGGTAAGGCACGTGCAATTTggcttattattattttttttttattttttattttttatttttaatattctaCTTGTACTCCATAACACCCATTTTTTTCCCCCCTTCTCTCCCGGCTAAGTCACATGGGGGGGTGGGAGACGTCGGTTCTGCCTTTTGCTTTCTTGGTGGTTGCTTGTCTCTAAATCCATGTGGTCTTTATTTTAACAATAACACCCCCCCACTCTCTCTTCCCATTTTTCAACTTTATTactattttccttttccttttcttttttattttccccATCATTATATTCTTTTTAGGTTCTCTCCTTCATTCTTTTTCCCTACCTTAGTaatcaacaatttctgatcccAATGCCCATTTTAATCATCCCCTTGCACTCTTTTCTAAGTCACCCCCttcacttatatatatatatatatatatatataatcccTATTCTAccttgtatttttaaaaaatacaattacTCACTGTTCCTGCTGGCTAATTAATAGACCAAATTTAATACCTGTTTCTCGAGTTGAAATGTAATCAAAATTATTCAACCTTTTTAACTCTGGAAACGGAACGAGTTTGCGGGTAGTCTTTTTGGGTTTCGGTCCAATCCGAAATTGGGTGAAAACGTGGGCCGCTTTAGTCGGCCCATTATTGGGCCAATACGAGAGGGATGTTTGTTATGAGTTCTAGTCCAGCCCAATGTCACCTACGACTATTGGATCTAAGTCGTTCAATTTGGGGGGGAGGGAGGACCGGAAACTGGGAAGTGTGAACCTCCCGTCGACGTTCAACGGATAGCATATTTCACGGGCTGTGTGATCGTTGGTGTTGGATTCTATTATCGCGGAAAGATCTATAAGTTTGCCATGGTGGATCGGAAGCAGGAGTGGAGCAATTTCCGACCGGGGGAGTGGCTGAATTTAATGGTGACAGAGCCGTACTATCTCTCTCATTTTCTAGCCTTCTTTTCCTATTTAGTAATTCGAAGCTCGGCAAATAATGTTCTCTTCTACAACATTACACATCTTCTTCTTTGCCGGGTAATGATCCTTATTTCTCCAGTTTGATACTACTCTTTATCggcatttttttttcttgtttgtatGGTTTGTGCCTCTTGTATTCGGACAACTTAactttatttattgttttcttgTTTCTTCACCTCTTTAGGAGCTTCAAGCGATTTTGGTGTTTCTGATTTTCTACATGTTTAAGGTATTTTCCACATCCtatagtaatattttaatttctatttacatcctatagtaatattttaatttctatttttagGTTATAATGTTTTTATTTCGATTGGTTAGATTTTATATC encodes:
- the LOC103503603 gene encoding protein NONRESPONDING TO OXYLIPINS 2, mitochondrial isoform X1 — translated: MGNCKESKGKIEKRTNLPNFARRYLKNPNSQNLSMASRFRSLATPTISLIKSTITKPSIKPRPAASFTLCSSPTLSRSIPQLGSLQSLLPLHSAVSSARLTSCLGIDSLSSRSLSQGMLCSANPGV
- the LOC103503603 gene encoding protein NONRESPONDING TO OXYLIPINS 2, mitochondrial isoform X2 — its product is MGNCKESKGKIEKRTNLPNFARRYLKNPNSQNLSMASRFRSLATPTISLIKSTITKPSIKPRPAASFTLCSSPTLSRSIPQLGSLQSLLPLHSAVSSARLTSCLGIDSLSSRSLSQELGLCVPR
- the LOC103503604 gene encoding GATA transcription factor 9-like, with the protein product MEGPEYFQPGFSSQFSTEDRQSSDANKTTAAAVPPTTADHFIVEDLLDFSNDDDVVFTDGAFDNQTPTSTDSSSLTLLDSCNSYPNTGNAHNYHFADANFSTDLGVPYDDLAELEWLSNFVEDSFSTDDLEKLSLISGMNSQTDVHDDDASKTREFQSGFNHRNHSPAFRHEMSVVPAKAARSKRSRAAPCIWNSRLSVLSPTNSSSETDVVVTLTPHPNTAKKTTKKKEIPDDTSSAAGNNGEGRKCLHCATDKTPQWRTGPMGPKTLCNACGVRYKSGRLVPEYRPAASPTFVLTKHSNSHRKVMELRRQKEMMRAQQQQQYLHHESMGFDHVSNDDDYLIHQHIGPLYQ